Proteins encoded in a region of the Acidobacteriota bacterium genome:
- a CDS encoding cytochrome c3 family protein: MSQIFPRSANAIARFSLIGLLLFGGLVVSIVGMSMRSDYVTGANSTVDQPVQFSHLHHAGGMGIDCRYCHTSVEQAASANVPPTKTCMNCHSQIWAQSAYLEPVRSSWKTGESLMWTRVHDLPDFVYFNHSIHVKKGMGCETCHGRIDQMPGIMQKKSLQMEWCLDCHRNPAQYVRPREAVFTMGYEPDGDQLEIGRRLVQEYKIQSLTSCSTCHR, translated from the coding sequence ATGAGCCAGATCTTCCCGCGCAGTGCCAACGCGATTGCACGCTTCTCGCTGATTGGCCTTCTTCTCTTCGGCGGCCTCGTGGTGTCGATCGTGGGCATGTCGATGCGGTCCGACTACGTGACCGGGGCCAATTCCACAGTCGATCAGCCGGTCCAGTTCAGCCACCTGCACCATGCGGGCGGCATGGGCATCGACTGCCGCTACTGCCACACCTCGGTCGAGCAGGCCGCGTCGGCCAACGTGCCGCCGACAAAGACCTGCATGAATTGTCACAGCCAGATCTGGGCGCAGAGCGCGTATCTCGAGCCCGTCCGATCGAGCTGGAAAACCGGCGAGTCGCTCATGTGGACCCGCGTCCACGACCTTCCGGACTTCGTCTACTTCAACCACTCGATCCACGTGAAGAAGGGCATGGGCTGCGAGACGTGCCACGGCCGCATCGATCAGATGCCGGGCATCATGCAGAAGAAGTCGCTCCAGATGGAGTGGTGCCTCGACTGCCACCGCAATCCTGCGCAGTACGTGCGTCCGCGCGAGGCGGTGTTCACGATGGGGTACGAGCCGGACGGCGATCAGCTCGAGATCGGCCGCAGGCTCGTGCAGGAGTACAAGATTCAGAGTCTGACGAGCTGCTCGACGTGCCACCGGTGA
- a CDS encoding hydrogenase, whose amino-acid sequence MEASQYPKDDFRAPLPIIGAGESYTSITDQLTTMVLTKHTPMVWFVTTAVGFVLLMLLFVSLGWLFAKGIGVWGNNAPVGWAFDI is encoded by the coding sequence GTGGAAGCTTCACAGTATCCAAAGGACGACTTCAGAGCGCCGTTGCCCATCATCGGCGCCGGTGAGAGCTACACGTCCATCACCGATCAGCTGACGACGATGGTGCTGACGAAGCACACACCGATGGTGTGGTTCGTCACGACGGCCGTGGGCTTCGTGCTGTTGATGCTCCTGTTCGTCTCGCTGGGCTGGCTCTTCGCCAAGGGCATCGGCGTCTGGGGCAACAACGCTCCGGTCGGCTGGGCGTTCGACATCAT
- a CDS encoding thioredoxin family protein has protein sequence MAIESDLVTTAAVSAVEFPDLVRRFRVSGVPKTVINDAADILGAVPEAEFVSAVTRAGE, from the coding sequence GTGGCGATCGAGAGCGACCTCGTCACGACGGCGGCCGTCTCGGCCGTCGAGTTTCCCGACCTCGTTCGCCGTTTCCGTGTGTCCGGCGTCCCCAAGACGGTGATCAACGACGCCGCCGACATCCTCGGCGCCGTTCCGGAAGCCGAGTTCGTCAGCGCAGTGACCCGAGCGGGGGAGTGA
- a CDS encoding sulfatase, protein MTVARCRLPVAGVLMCLLAAAPAWAQGQAARKPNILVVLTDDQRWDALGVVQREQGEAALFPWLQTPNLDRLAAEGARFSQAFVTTSLCSPSRAALLSGRYARRHGVLDNFTEYPVDLPSYPRRLKDAGYETAYIGKWHMGEDNDAPRPGFDHWMSHRGQGNYFDNEFNIDGTRRQIDGYYTTVVTDHAVRWIGKSHDKPWLLVLGQKAPHGGPIQPEPRFAHALDAFPVREPVNYGDYKASDGKPAWLEESLPTWHGAKGPLYDLKQHDTFVRTYLATLLSVDRSVGRLYEALQASGQLDDTVIVFTSDNGFVLGEHGRVDKRTMYEESIRVPLLVRYPRGVKAGTVVSQMITSHDLAPSLIALGGGAPLEGITGRSWVPLLRGARIAWRDAFLYEYNYEKQFPYTPNVRGVRTDSWTYIRSPHGDGAPDRFTAELYDLRADPYERRNLIADPAHASRLTTMQALLERVSKEAGPDRIPVYEGIVNVRPVH, encoded by the coding sequence ATGACGGTTGCCCGTTGCCGATTGCCGGTTGCCGGAGTGCTCATGTGTCTGCTCGCCGCAGCGCCCGCGTGGGCGCAGGGCCAGGCGGCCAGGAAGCCGAACATCCTCGTCGTGCTGACCGACGATCAACGCTGGGATGCGCTCGGTGTCGTCCAGCGCGAGCAGGGAGAGGCGGCGCTGTTTCCGTGGCTGCAGACGCCCAATCTCGATCGGCTCGCGGCGGAGGGGGCGCGGTTCAGTCAGGCGTTCGTGACCACGTCGCTGTGTTCGCCGAGCCGCGCGGCGCTGCTGAGCGGACGGTACGCGCGCCGGCACGGCGTCCTCGACAACTTCACGGAGTATCCCGTCGACCTGCCGAGTTATCCGCGCCGGCTGAAGGACGCCGGGTACGAGACGGCGTACATCGGCAAGTGGCACATGGGTGAGGACAACGATGCGCCGCGTCCGGGTTTCGACCACTGGATGAGCCATCGCGGCCAGGGCAACTACTTCGACAACGAGTTCAACATCGACGGCACGCGTCGCCAGATCGACGGGTACTACACGACGGTGGTGACCGACCACGCCGTGCGCTGGATCGGCAAGTCGCACGACAAGCCGTGGCTGCTCGTGCTCGGCCAGAAGGCGCCGCATGGAGGACCGATCCAGCCCGAGCCCCGCTTCGCTCACGCGCTCGACGCGTTTCCCGTGCGCGAGCCCGTGAACTACGGCGACTACAAGGCGTCCGACGGCAAGCCGGCCTGGCTCGAAGAGAGTCTCCCCACCTGGCATGGCGCGAAAGGGCCCCTCTACGACCTGAAGCAGCACGACACGTTCGTGCGCACGTATCTCGCCACGTTGCTGTCCGTCGACCGGAGCGTCGGACGGCTCTACGAGGCGCTGCAGGCGTCGGGACAGCTCGACGACACGGTGATCGTCTTCACCAGCGACAACGGCTTCGTGCTCGGCGAGCACGGCCGCGTCGACAAGCGGACGATGTACGAGGAGAGCATCAGGGTGCCGCTGCTCGTGAGATATCCGCGCGGCGTGAAGGCGGGCACCGTCGTGTCGCAGATGATCACGAGCCACGATCTCGCGCCGAGCCTCATCGCACTGGGTGGCGGCGCGCCCCTCGAAGGCATCACGGGACGATCGTGGGTGCCGCTCCTGCGCGGCGCGCGCATCGCCTGGCGCGACGCGTTCCTCTACGAGTACAACTACGAGAAACAGTTTCCTTACACACCGAACGTCCGCGGCGTGCGCACGGACTCGTGGACGTACATCCGCTCTCCGCACGGCGACGGAGCGCCTGACCGCTTCACCGCGGAGCTCTACGACCTGCGCGCCGATCCGTACGAACGTCGCAACCTCATCGCCGACCCCGCGCACGCCTCGCGCCTGACGACCATGCAGGCGCTCCTCGAGCGCGTCTCGAAAGAAGCCGGCCCCGATCGCATCCCCGTCTACGAAGGCATCGTCAATGTGAGGCCGGTGCACTGA
- a CDS encoding TAT-variant-translocated molybdopterin oxidoreductase has translation MSDIDLSAIRARLASASGPTFWRSLDEVAETPEFQRYLQREFPEHAAELGDPAGRRQFLKLMGASLALAGVTGCTRQPAEHIVPYVVPPEGFVPGKTQLYATAMPRGGYAEPVLAVSLHGRPIKIEPNPEHPIGGGTSRYGQASILGLYDPDRSQTVTYRGDIRSFADFQSAMAGGLIAQQAVGGAGLRFLTGTITSPTVAAQIAAVLDIYPDARWIQYEPLDRGGVADALAAAFGQRVEPRLHLDSADIILSLDADFMDEGPDELRNARTFAARRRLVNGGTSMNRLYIVESRTSNTGTKADHRLAVRAADVDGIARAVAARLGVPGVSAGTLPAHVKQAWIDAVADDLKGAAGRALVVAGDNQPASVQVLAAAMNQALGAAGTTVTYVPSQAARVDGRTGTLTELVGDMTAGTVDLLVMIDVNPVYDAPVDLGFADQLAKVGVRVHAGLYADETAELSHWHVPLSHYLETWGDVRAADGTVSIVQPLINPLYEPTRGPIEILAAFGDNPAATAFETVRAHWETAFGEGAYTAPDGSAFADFEKFWRRAVHDGFIAGTAVDAVTLGVPSSIPAAPSAPAADALEVTFTADPTVADGRFANNAWLQELPKPLNKVTWDNVIVMSPRTAERLGVGAQKMTRYKANVATVTVNGRSVTGPVWVQAGHPDNSVNLQLGYGRWRAGSVGTGIGYNANLIRRSTGPSFALGAEVAPTGDTYTVASTQMHFNMEQRAVVRTASLPVYKADPTFAQHMTHVPKYEDTLHGNEWKYDGQYKWGMVIDLNACDGCNACVVACSSENNIPVVGKQQVSMGREMHWLRIDRYYEGDLDAPVVHDQPIGCMQCENAPCEVVCPVAATIHSEEGLNDMVYNRCVGTRYCANNCPYKVRRFNFLLYSDFTTPEFMAQRNPDVTIRSRGVMEKCTYCVQRINHARIDAKTAGEPIADGTIKTACQQSCPADAIVFGDLNDAASQVVKLKQQERNYGLAEDLGARPRTSYLAKVRNQNPALVG, from the coding sequence ATGAGTGATATCGATCTGTCGGCCATTCGTGCCCGGCTCGCCTCGGCTTCGGGGCCCACGTTCTGGCGCAGCCTCGACGAGGTTGCCGAAACGCCGGAGTTCCAGCGGTACCTCCAGCGCGAGTTCCCGGAACACGCCGCGGAGCTGGGCGATCCCGCCGGCCGTCGACAGTTCCTGAAGCTGATGGGCGCGTCGCTGGCGTTGGCCGGCGTCACGGGCTGCACCCGCCAGCCCGCCGAGCACATCGTCCCCTACGTGGTGCCGCCCGAGGGGTTCGTGCCAGGCAAGACGCAGCTCTACGCCACGGCGATGCCTCGTGGTGGCTACGCCGAGCCGGTCCTGGCGGTGAGCCTCCACGGCCGGCCGATCAAGATCGAGCCGAATCCCGAGCACCCGATCGGCGGCGGGACCAGCCGGTACGGACAGGCCTCCATCCTGGGGTTGTACGACCCCGATCGCTCGCAGACGGTCACCTATCGCGGCGACATCAGGTCCTTCGCGGACTTCCAGTCGGCGATGGCGGGCGGTCTCATCGCGCAGCAGGCGGTGGGCGGCGCGGGGCTCCGCTTCCTCACCGGCACGATCACGTCGCCCACCGTGGCGGCGCAGATCGCGGCCGTGCTCGACATCTATCCGGACGCCCGCTGGATCCAGTACGAGCCGCTCGATCGCGGCGGCGTGGCCGACGCGCTGGCTGCGGCCTTCGGGCAGCGCGTGGAGCCGCGGCTGCACCTGGACAGCGCCGACATCATCCTGTCGCTCGACGCCGACTTCATGGACGAAGGGCCCGACGAGCTGCGCAACGCGCGCACGTTCGCCGCGCGTCGCCGTCTGGTGAACGGCGGCACGTCGATGAACCGGCTCTACATCGTCGAGAGCCGCACCAGCAACACCGGGACGAAGGCGGACCATCGCCTCGCGGTTCGCGCCGCCGACGTCGACGGTATCGCCCGTGCCGTTGCCGCGCGCCTCGGCGTGCCTGGCGTGTCGGCCGGTACGCTGCCCGCCCACGTGAAGCAGGCGTGGATCGACGCGGTGGCCGACGACCTGAAGGGCGCCGCCGGTCGTGCGCTCGTCGTGGCCGGCGACAACCAGCCCGCGTCCGTGCAGGTGCTGGCCGCTGCGATGAACCAGGCGCTCGGCGCGGCAGGCACGACGGTCACCTACGTGCCGTCGCAGGCGGCGCGCGTCGATGGCCGTACGGGTACGCTCACCGAACTCGTCGGCGACATGACGGCCGGCACGGTCGATCTGCTCGTGATGATCGACGTCAACCCGGTGTACGACGCGCCCGTCGATCTCGGCTTCGCCGATCAGCTGGCCAAGGTGGGCGTGCGTGTGCACGCTGGCCTGTACGCCGACGAGACGGCGGAACTGTCGCACTGGCACGTGCCGCTCTCGCACTACCTCGAGACGTGGGGCGACGTGCGCGCGGCAGACGGTACCGTGTCGATCGTCCAGCCGCTCATCAACCCGCTCTACGAGCCGACGCGCGGCCCGATCGAGATCCTCGCCGCCTTCGGCGACAACCCCGCCGCCACGGCGTTCGAGACCGTGCGCGCGCACTGGGAGACCGCGTTCGGCGAAGGCGCATACACGGCGCCCGACGGCTCGGCGTTCGCCGATTTCGAGAAGTTCTGGCGGCGCGCGGTGCACGACGGGTTCATCGCCGGGACGGCCGTGGACGCCGTCACACTCGGCGTACCGTCGTCCATCCCGGCGGCGCCCTCGGCACCCGCGGCAGACGCGCTCGAAGTCACGTTCACGGCGGACCCGACGGTGGCCGACGGGCGCTTCGCCAACAACGCGTGGTTGCAGGAACTGCCCAAGCCGCTCAACAAGGTGACGTGGGACAACGTCATCGTGATGAGCCCGCGCACGGCGGAGCGTCTCGGCGTCGGCGCCCAGAAGATGACCCGCTACAAGGCCAACGTGGCCACCGTCACCGTGAACGGCCGGTCGGTGACAGGCCCGGTGTGGGTGCAGGCGGGACATCCCGACAACTCGGTGAACCTGCAGCTCGGGTACGGGCGCTGGCGCGCTGGCAGCGTGGGCACGGGGATCGGGTACAACGCGAACCTGATTCGCCGGTCCACGGGACCGTCGTTCGCGCTCGGCGCGGAGGTGGCGCCCACGGGCGACACCTACACCGTCGCCAGCACGCAGATGCACTTCAACATGGAGCAGCGTGCGGTGGTTCGCACGGCGTCGCTCCCCGTCTACAAGGCCGACCCCACGTTCGCGCAGCACATGACGCACGTCCCGAAGTACGAGGACACGCTGCATGGCAACGAGTGGAAGTACGACGGCCAGTACAAGTGGGGCATGGTCATCGACCTGAACGCCTGCGACGGCTGCAATGCGTGTGTCGTGGCGTGCTCGTCGGAGAACAACATCCCCGTCGTGGGCAAGCAGCAGGTGTCGATGGGGCGCGAGATGCACTGGCTGCGGATCGACCGCTACTACGAGGGCGATCTCGACGCGCCTGTCGTCCACGATCAGCCGATCGGCTGCATGCAGTGCGAGAACGCCCCGTGTGAGGTCGTGTGCCCGGTGGCCGCGACGATCCACAGCGAAGAGGGGCTCAACGACATGGTCTACAACCGCTGCGTGGGCACGCGCTACTGCGCGAACAACTGCCCGTACAAGGTGCGTCGTTTCAACTTCCTGCTCTACTCCGACTTCACGACGCCGGAGTTCATGGCGCAGCGCAATCCCGACGTGACGATCCGCAGCCGCGGCGTCATGGAGAAGTGCACCTACTGCGTGCAGCGGATCAATCACGCGCGCATCGACGCGAAGACGGCCGGTGAGCCGATCGCCGACGGCACGATCAAGACCGCCTGCCAGCAGTCGTGCCCGGCTGACGCCATCGTCTTCGGCGATTTGAACGACGCGGCCAGCCAGGTCGTGAAGCTGAAGCAACAGGAACGGAACTACGGCCTCGCCGAGGATCTGGGTGCGCGTCCGCGCACCAGCTACCTGGCCAAGGTGCGCAACCAGAACCCGGCGTTGGTCGGCTAG